Proteins co-encoded in one Streptomyces roseochromogenus subsp. oscitans DS 12.976 genomic window:
- a CDS encoding daunorubicin resistance protein DrrA family ABC transporter ATP-binding protein translates to MTSTYTVLSEGLEKRFGAVHALRGLDLAVAQGTVCGLLGPNGAGKTTAVRLLTTLLRPDAGSARVAGHDLVRDAAAVRSRIGVTGQYASVDGDLTGRENLRLFARLHRVRGPAARADDLLERFGLTEAADRRAATYSGGMRRRLDLAASLVRSPDVLFLDEPTTGLDPASRTRIWQAVRDLKADGTTVLLTTQYLEEADQLADDIALVDRGRVAHTGSPAELKALIGAYAQAVVADGDALPKAAAVLDQLTGSEPVFDRERNSVGAVSSDPTLTLPRLVRELDAAGVPLLDATLRPPTLDDVFLRLTGESAQSTHSKEPAA, encoded by the coding sequence ATGACTTCTACGTACACTGTACTTAGTGAAGGGCTGGAGAAGCGCTTCGGCGCGGTGCACGCCCTGCGGGGACTGGATCTGGCGGTGGCACAGGGGACCGTCTGCGGGCTGCTCGGCCCGAACGGCGCCGGCAAGACGACGGCCGTGCGGCTGTTGACCACGCTGCTGCGGCCGGACGCCGGTTCGGCGCGGGTCGCCGGGCACGACCTGGTGCGGGACGCCGCCGCCGTGCGGAGCCGGATCGGGGTCACCGGGCAGTACGCCTCGGTCGACGGCGACCTCACCGGCCGCGAGAACCTGCGGCTGTTCGCCCGGCTGCACCGGGTGCGCGGACCGGCCGCGCGGGCCGACGACCTGCTGGAGCGCTTCGGTCTGACCGAGGCCGCCGACCGCAGGGCCGCGACCTACTCGGGCGGTATGCGGCGCCGGCTGGACCTCGCGGCGAGCCTCGTCCGCAGCCCCGATGTGCTCTTCCTCGACGAGCCGACCACCGGGCTCGACCCGGCCAGCCGCACTCGCATCTGGCAGGCGGTGCGCGACCTGAAGGCGGACGGTACGACCGTGCTGCTGACCACCCAGTATCTGGAGGAGGCCGACCAACTCGCGGACGACATCGCCCTGGTGGACCGGGGCCGGGTCGCACACACCGGCTCGCCCGCCGAACTCAAGGCGCTCATCGGGGCGTACGCACAGGCCGTGGTCGCCGACGGCGACGCGCTGCCGAAGGCGGCGGCCGTGCTCGATCAACTGACCGGAAGCGAGCCCGTGTTCGACCGTGAGCGCAACTCCGTCGGCGCCGTCAGCTCCGATCCGACCCTGACGCTGCCACGCCTGGTGCGTGAACTCGACGCGGCCGGCGTTCCGTTGCTGGACGCCACCCTGCGCCCGCCCACTCTCGACGACGTCTTCCTGCGGCTCACCGGGGAGTCGGCGCAGAGCACGCACAGCAAGGAGCCAGCCGCATGA